CCGTGTCCAGAGGACACCCCGGCACGCGGCCGGCCTCCTTCCTGTCTCCTACCACCTGCACCGTGTCCAGAGGACAACCCGGCACGCGGCCGGCCTCCTTCCTGTCGGCTGTCGAGATGCCGCTTCGCCAGCAGGACAGCTCCGCAAAAGAGGGCCGATGCCAAgttaaaaatgtgctttttgtcATTCattgtttgaccttttttttattttgcacctATTCTTTAAATGACCAAAAACATATTAACAAACCAAGGAGCTTTCGTGGGGCTCTGGGAAATTTCAAAGGAAGTTTACGCGTTAAGGGTTTCGCTTCAAACGTGTTTCTCGGGAGGATTGAGAAATGCTTTTCTCTCCAtgtaattataattattgttgGCTCTTCTCTCGCTACCTTTTGCTCATAGATTGTTTGTGTGGCGCAGTGCTGGTAGCGTTCAAGAAGGCGTTGCTCAAATACATAATGAGAATCTGAAAATTCATAAATAAGAGAACAGGGGAGTGAGTGTCTATTACCTGACGCCCTTcttttaattgattcattgtAAACATTACATTGAAACAGCAAATCAACACGTGTATCATAGATCGAAACATGTTCAGAGTCATGACAGAATACAAGGAGACATCACATTGACAGATGATCGTGTCACTCTACTCGGCTACTAACTTGTTTGGAATTTAATTTAACAAAGAAGCAAAGGTTGGTGTTTCGTGAAGAAACACAACGTTTGTCTGAATGGCCTAGTTTTAATATTCAGCTGTAATGTGAGTTATGAATGATTCACCCTGTGACACATCTACTATGAGAAAACTGCACCCAGATATACTCACACGCATGTGTGCGTGGGAGTCATAGTGAGCATAAACGTTTCTATTGGTGCGCGTACATTACAGTCTAAGTGCTCAGCCCATGTGTGACCAGTGTAAGATGTGTCGCACAAGGGTATGAATCTAATTTGAATTCCCTCAACTCAGGTTCATCGAAGAACAGCGCTCATCTCACTAACGATACACTGAGGTGCATTATGGTCAAACCTTGTAAAAGTGCCCTTTTACTGGAAAACCTCTAAAACAAGTACACCATCGAATCAATAAAAACACTTGCCAGAACACCAGGAACCCCCCATTTGTCATACTCGTATCCTCCATCGTCCTTCACGGTCACAATCCATTGTAGTGAATCCTCCATCCAATCACAGTGGGAAAGCTGGATGACTAAAGGTCTCATTGGTAATGAGTGTAGCAGACGGTCGATCGTAGGCGCATGAATTGAGGTTGAGCTCATCAAAGTCCTCTGCAGTGAAAGCGGGACACGTCCCACTGGGTAGTCCACTAAGATTATGTTGTTTTTAAGAACCAGAGCGACGTTGTTGACAGGATCGAGATGGACTCCAGATCGATAGTATCGCAGGGGGCTTTAGCTTGTTTTCCCAGTGAGTCCTCCAACAGCCCAGTCAGGCGTCCGTTGGGACCAGCACGAGGACAGGCGGCGCCTCGGACACTTTGGCCTTGCGACGCAGCAGGCGAGTCACGCTCCGGAAGGACGGCGTGGCGCGCAGGAGAAGTTCCTTGAGGCCCGCCCGAAACTCCTTGCGGATCAAGCAGTAGAGCACGGGGTTGAGGCAGCTGTTGGTGTGAGCCAAGCACACGGTCAGCGGGAAGGCGTAGGCCTGCACGTTGTAGAAGGCCTTGCTGAAAGGCACCAGGTCGAACTTTATGAGCACCCCCCACAGCGTCAGCGCCTGGTTGGGGAGCCAGCACAGAAAGAACGACAGCACCACGATGACGATGGATCGGGTCACTTTGGAGCGGCGCTTTTGCCGGCCCTGCTCGACCTCCGGGCCCCCGGCGTCGGCCATGCGTCGGCCGAGGATGAAGCGCAATAGCAGCAGGTAGCAGACGGTGATTATGATCAGAGGGATGAGGAAGCCCAGCAGGACCTTTTGCAGCTGGTAGAGACCCAGAAGAAGCTGGGGATCCCAGCTGCCGGAGTCCGTGAAGCGCACCAGGCACAGCTCCTGATCCGACACCTGCACGCTGGTGGAGTAGACGGCGTGGGGCAGAGTGGCCAGCAGAGAGACGGCCCAGATGCCCAGGCTCGTCCACTTGGCCCTGGTGGCCGCCGCCCGCCGGCTGTGCATCTTCAGCGCGGAGGACATGGTGTAATAGCGCGCCACGCTCATGGCGGTGAGGAAGAACACGCTGGCGTACATGTTCATGGCGGTGACGGAGCTGATGATCTTGCACATCACGCTGCCGAACGGCCAGCGGAAGTCCAGCGCCGTGTCCACGGCCCAGAAAGGCAGAGTCAGGACAAACTGGAGGTCGGTGACGGCCAGCCCCATCACGAAGCAGTTGATGGACGACTGCTTCCGCCTGTAGCGCGAGTGCAGCAGATAGAGAGCCAGCGAGTTGCCCACCAGCCCGAGTGCACAGACGATGGAGTAGACACAAGCTATCATCACGCGCACCACCAGGTTGGAGCCGTCGCCTTGAAATTCCATGACGGACTCCCTGGTGAGGAGCTGCAGCCAGCAGTGCAGCGACAGGTTGGTGGTGGAGCCGCCGCTACAGTTTCCAGTGTTTTCCTCCTGAAGGATCTGTGTTTGAACTCCGGTCTCATTCAGCTGCATGGCTGCAGTCTGCGGCTCTCACAGCGACTTGGACGTCAAAGTTTGGCAGAGACGAGTTACAAGTAGAGATCCAGATGTTTTTGATGAGAGCGTTGTGAGCATTTTGCAGGTGTGTCCGTGTTGCCAGGTGGTCTCTCTCGGTGCGCCACAGATCCTCTGCCACGACGATCCTGTTCTCCTCTCGCGGCTCTGCGCGCCGCGCTCCGTTTATAGGTTCCACGTGAACGCGCGGAGCTCGGTCGCGCTGTCGACGCTCAGCACCTCACCGGCCGGATTATTGG
This Gasterosteus aculeatus chromosome 8, fGasAcu3.hap1.1, whole genome shotgun sequence DNA region includes the following protein-coding sequences:
- the rxfp3.2b gene encoding relaxin family peptide receptor 3.2b, whose product is MQLNETGVQTQILQEENTGNCSGGSTTNLSLHCWLQLLTRESVMEFQGDGSNLVVRVMIACVYSIVCALGLVGNSLALYLLHSRYRRKQSSINCFVMGLAVTDLQFVLTLPFWAVDTALDFRWPFGSVMCKIISSVTAMNMYASVFFLTAMSVARYYTMSSALKMHSRRAAATRAKWTSLGIWAVSLLATLPHAVYSTSVQVSDQELCLVRFTDSGSWDPQLLLGLYQLQKVLLGFLIPLIIITVCYLLLLRFILGRRMADAGGPEVEQGRQKRRSKVTRSIVIVVLSFFLCWLPNQALTLWGVLIKFDLVPFSKAFYNVQAYAFPLTVCLAHTNSCLNPVLYCLIRKEFRAGLKELLLRATPSFRSVTRLLRRKAKVSEAPPVLVLVPTDA